A stretch of Leptospira perdikensis DNA encodes these proteins:
- a CDS encoding MBOAT family O-acyltransferase, giving the protein MLFNSATFALFFVGSLFAWQLLRITLPKKNGWFDRIYSLKRLILVIYLIGISAIFYCFWNPLYLLLLVWIAFVDFWLARALGRTDSPFFRRLILSASLLDSLGILLFFKYGHFIAENWAIIFGNSQFNPEFWSHWLLPVGISFYTFQSISYLVDVYRRELEPERKFSSYLLFLSFFPQLVAGPIVTAKSFLPQIRRPLPFLKTPVLFAVFLILLGLFKKMVIADHLAETSDFAFSHTADVSTKALWIGMFSYSFQIYCDFSGYTDIAQGAALLFGFRLPENFKMPYLSSGFSEFWTRWHISLSQWLKKYVYISLGGNRVSRVFTYRNLFLVMAIGGFWHGASWNFLVWGAGHGFLLILERWALVGSRVWNVAWMKPVRVLVTFLLVCFLWIFFRSSDFASSLCYLQGLFTKKDGFSLPYTFEMTFVYCLVFLLIGHLLGNLYFKDNKQLLGGFKKLENSLGKTAVFGVLASISLILIVLFSADSKPFVYFVF; this is encoded by the coding sequence ATGCTTTTTAATTCGGCAACATTTGCCCTTTTCTTTGTTGGATCATTGTTCGCTTGGCAGCTTTTACGCATTACTTTGCCTAAAAAAAATGGTTGGTTTGATAGAATTTACTCATTAAAAAGATTAATATTGGTCATTTATTTGATTGGTATTAGTGCTATATTTTACTGTTTTTGGAACCCGCTTTATCTGCTTTTGCTGGTTTGGATTGCTTTTGTTGATTTTTGGCTGGCTCGGGCCTTGGGAAGGACTGATTCTCCTTTCTTTCGCCGTCTCATTTTGTCAGCTTCCCTGCTAGATAGCCTTGGGATTCTTCTCTTTTTTAAGTATGGGCATTTTATTGCTGAAAATTGGGCAATTATTTTTGGTAATTCACAATTCAATCCAGAATTTTGGAGCCATTGGCTTCTTCCTGTGGGGATTTCTTTTTACACATTCCAGTCGATTTCTTACTTGGTGGATGTTTACAGGCGGGAATTGGAGCCTGAAAGGAAGTTTTCATCTTATTTGCTCTTTCTTTCCTTTTTCCCGCAGTTGGTCGCAGGCCCAATCGTCACGGCAAAGTCTTTTTTGCCCCAAATTCGTAGGCCTCTCCCCTTCCTAAAGACTCCTGTCCTTTTCGCAGTATTTCTCATATTGTTAGGGTTGTTCAAAAAAATGGTAATTGCAGACCATTTGGCCGAAACTTCAGACTTCGCATTTAGTCACACCGCAGATGTTTCCACAAAAGCACTTTGGATTGGTATGTTTTCCTATTCCTTTCAGATCTATTGTGACTTTTCAGGTTATACTGATATTGCCCAAGGTGCGGCACTTCTTTTTGGGTTCAGGTTGCCTGAGAATTTTAAGATGCCTTATTTATCCAGTGGGTTTTCAGAGTTTTGGACTCGTTGGCATATTTCTCTTTCCCAGTGGCTGAAAAAATATGTCTACATCAGCCTTGGTGGGAATCGTGTGAGTCGGGTTTTCACTTATCGAAATTTATTTCTTGTGATGGCAATTGGAGGATTTTGGCATGGGGCCTCCTGGAATTTTTTGGTCTGGGGGGCCGGCCATGGTTTTTTGCTCATTTTGGAAAGATGGGCACTTGTTGGGTCTAGAGTATGGAACGTAGCTTGGATGAAACCCGTTCGTGTCCTTGTGACTTTCCTTTTGGTATGTTTTCTTTGGATTTTCTTTAGAAGTAGTGATTTTGCGAGTTCTCTGTGCTACCTACAGGGTCTTTTTACCAAAAAAGACGGTTTTTCCCTGCCTTATACTTTTGAAATGACTTTTGTTTATTGTTTGGTTTTCCTTTTGATAGGTCATTTATTGGGGAATTTGTATTTTAAGGACAATAAGCAATTGTTAGGTGGATTCAAAAAATTAGAAAATTCCTTAGGAAAAACAGCAGTTTTTGGAGTTTTGGCTTCGATTTCCCTTATTTTGATTGTTTTGTTTTCGGCGGATAGCAAACCTTTTGTGTATTTTGTTTTTTGA
- a CDS encoding helix-turn-helix domain-containing protein, producing the protein MTDIIDSGVWAELSHAAKTLYPVLLKFSDYNFKPVWPNTETLMRLTGFKTKKSIVSAKKELTRAGLLYQVPGNGRTSTRYHFSFHYEGSKITPLGDTSITLTGGEPETSGGPKLAGKGGADGTPNHINITISNTNNPPAVPATGELSKEKEEKKAFETLVDLFGPEIALEAYKKAVSLHMESNTSYVQSLCRELISVRRPEVIKTEQKVSMEETFSHPASWSGFLAWASKELTQSSWNQLERLEVQMDGNVIVVTSPIQGHLRQIVNMYFTERVKPTVLVVFSEKEEGSRLSEIR; encoded by the coding sequence ATGACCGACATCATAGATTCAGGTGTTTGGGCAGAGCTATCTCATGCCGCCAAAACACTCTATCCGGTTCTACTGAAATTCAGTGACTACAATTTCAAACCAGTTTGGCCCAACACAGAAACATTGATGCGACTTACCGGCTTCAAGACCAAAAAATCCATTGTTTCCGCAAAAAAGGAACTCACTCGCGCCGGCCTACTCTACCAAGTTCCAGGCAATGGGCGGACTTCGACCCGGTATCATTTTTCCTTCCACTACGAGGGTTCCAAAATTACCCCTCTGGGGGATACGAGTATAACCCTCACCGGTGGCGAACCGGAAACCTCTGGGGGTCCAAAGTTGGCCGGTAAGGGGGGTGCGGACGGAACCCCTAACCATATTAATATAACTATATCTAATACAAACAATCCACCTGCGGTGCCCGCGACTGGAGAATTGAGCAAGGAAAAAGAAGAGAAAAAAGCATTTGAAACTTTGGTGGATCTCTTCGGTCCTGAAATCGCTTTGGAGGCTTATAAAAAAGCAGTCTCCTTACATATGGAATCAAACACATCCTATGTACAATCTCTTTGCCGAGAATTGATTTCTGTTCGCAGACCAGAAGTGATTAAAACTGAGCAGAAAGTTTCAATGGAAGAAACCTTTTCCCACCCGGCTTCTTGGTCTGGGTTTTTAGCTTGGGCAAGCAAAGAATTGACCCAATCCTCTTGGAACCAATTGGAACGGTTGGAAGTTCAGATGGATGGAAATGTGATTGTTGTCACTTCACCGATTCAAGGGCATCTTCGCCAAATTGTGAATATGTATTTTACCGAACGCGTAAAACCGACAGTTCTTGTTGTGTTTTCGGAGAAGGAAGAAGGATCACGCCTCAGTGAAATTCGATAG
- a CDS encoding ParA family protein codes for MITIAVANQKGGEGKTTTSLNLAMGLARRNHKTLLIDMDPQANSTGIFLNPETVEKDLAHLFQNATSLKDIIAPAYNEHLWIAPSSMRLAEMETVSVNSVEAPYILRDSLSGIKDFDFVIIDCPPSLSIFTVNSLVAANFVLIPLQAEKFSMDGIMGLQQTISSIKKRINPDLEILGALITQLKPQTLLTKTILPVLTKYFRIFEHTISDGVAIGESHLAKKSVYDYNRTSRQSQEYEGFIEEVLNELKK; via the coding sequence ATGATCACGATTGCAGTTGCAAACCAAAAAGGCGGAGAAGGAAAAACCACTACTTCTTTGAATCTTGCCATGGGTCTCGCCCGTCGAAATCATAAGACCTTACTCATCGATATGGACCCTCAAGCAAATTCCACGGGGATCTTTTTGAATCCAGAAACTGTTGAGAAAGATTTAGCCCACCTCTTCCAAAATGCCACAAGCCTAAAAGACATTATCGCCCCAGCGTATAACGAACATTTGTGGATAGCGCCATCTAGCATGCGTTTGGCGGAGATGGAAACAGTTTCCGTGAACTCTGTAGAGGCCCCCTATATCCTCAGGGACTCCCTTTCAGGAATTAAAGATTTTGACTTTGTCATCATTGACTGCCCCCCTTCTCTTTCTATCTTCACGGTGAATAGCCTTGTGGCAGCCAACTTTGTTCTCATCCCTCTCCAGGCAGAGAAATTCTCCATGGACGGAATTATGGGTCTGCAACAGACAATTTCCTCGATCAAAAAAAGGATCAACCCTGACCTGGAAATTTTAGGGGCACTCATCACCCAACTCAAACCCCAGACCTTACTTACCAAAACCATCCTTCCCGTTTTGACAAAATACTTTCGTATCTTTGAACACACGATTTCGGATGGGGTAGCCATTGGCGAAAGCCATCTAGCAAAAAAATCAGTTTATGATTACAACCGAACCTCTCGCCAGTCTCAAGAGTATGAAGGATTTATTGAGGAGGTTTTAAATGAGCTTAAAAAGTAA
- the pyk gene encoding pyruvate kinase — protein MPAIEQLRARKTKIVCTIGPATASKEMIRSLALAGMNIARINMSHGDHEFHRKIIRIIKSLNKDELHKQPISILLDTQGPEIRTGDVQNDLHLKVGETFTFHIIPGMEAEAQSVFVNYRDIVKDLKVGDKVTVDNGLINLAVQEIRENELVCTVLDGGKLGSRKHINLPGIRVNLPSITPKDLKDIIFGLEEDIDFVALSFVRSQEDVIQLRGIIDEKNHHAQIIAKIEDQEGLKNLDAIIRESDGIMVARGDLGVEIEIEELPIVQRRIIKRCQEEGKRVIVATHLLESMIQNPSPTRAEVTDVANAVYEEADAIMLSGETAMGKFPVRCVEMLDKIARRMEMSINLGLAAQRKPKDQKEEMARSAANLADSMQAHAIIAITRRGITANNLASFHPKYPIVHAFTNMTSVRRKLWLTRGVIPYRVDFSSDPEKTIKLAIQTLVNNGYLQMGEKVVILSDIIAGEDRVETIQVREVK, from the coding sequence ATGCCTGCTATTGAACAACTAAGAGCTCGAAAAACAAAAATCGTTTGTACCATTGGTCCTGCGACAGCCTCCAAAGAAATGATCCGAAGTTTAGCTTTGGCTGGAATGAATATCGCAAGGATCAATATGAGCCATGGAGATCATGAGTTTCATAGAAAGATCATTCGTATCATCAAATCACTCAACAAAGATGAATTACACAAACAACCGATTTCTATCCTTCTTGATACACAAGGGCCGGAAATTCGAACGGGGGATGTTCAAAACGATCTCCACTTAAAAGTGGGTGAAACTTTTACGTTTCATATCATTCCGGGGATGGAAGCGGAAGCCCAAAGTGTTTTTGTAAACTACCGAGATATTGTAAAAGACCTAAAGGTTGGTGACAAAGTTACTGTTGACAATGGGCTCATCAACTTGGCCGTCCAAGAAATTCGCGAAAACGAACTCGTTTGCACTGTGTTAGATGGTGGTAAACTTGGATCTAGAAAACACATCAACTTACCGGGAATTCGGGTGAACTTGCCATCAATCACTCCAAAAGACCTTAAAGATATTATTTTTGGATTGGAAGAAGATATAGATTTTGTGGCTCTATCTTTTGTTCGCTCTCAAGAAGACGTGATCCAACTTCGAGGGATCATCGATGAAAAAAATCATCATGCCCAAATCATCGCAAAGATTGAAGACCAAGAAGGTTTAAAAAACTTGGATGCCATCATTCGAGAATCGGATGGGATCATGGTGGCCCGAGGAGATTTGGGAGTTGAAATTGAAATTGAAGAACTCCCTATTGTCCAAAGACGAATCATCAAACGTTGCCAAGAAGAAGGGAAACGTGTGATTGTTGCCACTCACTTATTAGAATCTATGATTCAGAATCCTTCTCCTACAAGAGCGGAGGTGACCGATGTTGCTAACGCAGTGTATGAAGAAGCGGATGCCATTATGTTGTCTGGTGAAACTGCGATGGGAAAATTTCCAGTGCGTTGTGTGGAGATGTTGGATAAAATTGCTCGGCGTATGGAAATGTCGATCAACCTAGGCCTTGCTGCACAAAGAAAACCAAAAGACCAAAAAGAAGAAATGGCTCGTTCTGCGGCAAACTTAGCCGATTCCATGCAAGCACATGCTATCATTGCCATCACCCGCCGGGGAATTACTGCCAATAATTTAGCATCTTTTCATCCGAAATATCCAATTGTTCACGCGTTCACCAATATGACGTCTGTTAGGCGCAAGCTTTGGCTTACAAGGGGAGTGATTCCATACCGTGTTGATTTCTCCTCCGATCCAGAAAAAACAATCAAACTTGCGATCCAAACTCTTGTGAATAATGGATACCTCCAAATGGGAGAAAAGGTTGTCATTCTTTCTGATATCATTGCTGGTGAAGATCGAGTCGAAACCATTCAAGTCCGCGAAGTAAAATAA
- the asd gene encoding aspartate-semialdehyde dehydrogenase, protein MEKIKVGVLGATGSVGQRFIQLLENHPYFTVTHLAASEKSAGQTYGEVMKSRWKISSDIPAYAKDIIITLPNPEVTKGVQLVFSGLDASIAGEVETAYAEAGVMVLSNSKNHRMDLNVPILSAEVNAHHLDVLQFQKTKGKIITNSNCTIMGVTISLKPLMDAFGLKSVMLFSMQAISGAGYPGVPTMDILGNVVPYIGGEEDKAEIEPQKCLGTVKDGIIKSADFKISAHCNRVPVFDGHTVCVSVSFDKKPKKEEILKVWADFQGEPQKLGLPFAPNPAILYREENDRPQPRLDLETGRGMTTVVGRLREDPILDWKWVVLSHNTIRGAAGAAILNAELLYKKGFFN, encoded by the coding sequence ATGGAAAAAATCAAAGTTGGAGTCCTGGGAGCAACAGGATCCGTCGGTCAAAGATTCATTCAACTTTTGGAGAATCACCCTTATTTCACGGTGACTCATTTGGCAGCTTCAGAAAAAAGTGCCGGCCAAACTTATGGAGAGGTAATGAAATCTCGTTGGAAGATTTCATCCGATATCCCTGCTTACGCAAAAGACATTATCATTACGTTACCAAATCCTGAAGTGACCAAGGGCGTGCAACTCGTGTTCAGTGGTCTTGATGCATCCATTGCTGGAGAAGTAGAAACTGCCTACGCGGAAGCGGGTGTGATGGTTCTATCTAATTCTAAAAATCATAGAATGGATCTGAACGTTCCGATTCTTTCTGCGGAAGTGAATGCACATCATTTGGATGTTTTACAATTCCAAAAGACCAAAGGAAAAATCATTACCAATTCCAATTGTACCATTATGGGTGTAACGATTTCATTGAAACCTCTGATGGACGCTTTTGGTTTAAAGTCTGTTATGTTGTTTTCGATGCAGGCCATTTCGGGGGCAGGATACCCTGGAGTGCCGACTATGGACATTCTTGGGAATGTGGTTCCTTATATTGGTGGCGAAGAAGACAAAGCAGAAATTGAACCACAAAAATGTTTGGGAACTGTAAAAGATGGAATCATCAAATCAGCTGATTTTAAAATTTCAGCTCATTGCAACCGAGTTCCTGTTTTTGACGGACATACGGTTTGTGTCTCCGTTTCCTTTGATAAAAAACCAAAAAAAGAAGAGATTCTTAAGGTTTGGGCCGATTTTCAAGGGGAACCGCAGAAATTGGGATTGCCGTTTGCACCAAACCCGGCTATTCTCTACCGCGAAGAAAATGATAGGCCTCAACCACGTCTGGATTTAGAGACGGGGAGAGGAATGACTACTGTTGTTGGAAGACTTCGGGAAGATCCAATTTTGGATTGGAAATGGGTAGTACTTTCACATAACACGATTCGAGGTGCGGCAGGAGCTGCTATTTTGAATGCAGAGTTATTGTATAAAAAAGGATTTTTTAACTAA
- a CDS encoding ParB/RepB/Spo0J family partition protein yields MSLKSKRLGTLADIYQAENLDGTIRTIRMDKIQPSEHQPRQERKKGIEELAQTLKADGLLQPIIVSKGDREGSYKIIAGERRYHAAKSLGWVEIECKILNRPDKEIYKLAVIENLQRENLSPYEEVDALLFLKNSHNYTDQELGELFGKSRSYMTEVLSITSMSKEDLEKCKKNEIYNKNLLVQAAQAAKKGSLDDFLTLFHKGALKTVRDAKDFNKQIKSGEPNQSKSSLFSGYKIRRTGTGIQILSDDEILLGDIYKFIRKELVKKYGDSA; encoded by the coding sequence ATGAGCTTAAAAAGTAAACGCCTCGGAACTCTCGCCGACATCTACCAGGCGGAAAATTTGGATGGGACGATTCGTACCATTCGGATGGATAAAATCCAACCCTCCGAACACCAACCAAGACAGGAAAGGAAAAAAGGGATTGAAGAGCTTGCTCAGACTTTAAAGGCCGATGGACTTTTGCAACCGATCATCGTTTCCAAAGGAGATCGGGAAGGGAGTTACAAAATCATTGCTGGCGAAAGAAGATACCATGCTGCCAAATCACTTGGTTGGGTGGAAATCGAGTGTAAGATCCTAAATCGCCCTGACAAAGAAATTTATAAATTAGCTGTCATTGAAAATTTACAAAGAGAAAATCTTTCCCCCTATGAAGAGGTAGACGCCCTACTCTTTTTGAAAAACTCCCATAACTACACAGATCAGGAGTTAGGTGAACTTTTTGGAAAAAGCCGCAGTTATATGACGGAAGTACTTTCCATAACCTCGATGTCAAAAGAAGACCTTGAGAAGTGCAAAAAAAATGAAATCTACAACAAAAACCTTTTGGTCCAAGCCGCCCAGGCTGCAAAAAAAGGAAGTCTCGACGATTTTCTAACCTTATTCCATAAAGGAGCCTTAAAAACCGTTAGAGATGCTAAAGATTTCAATAAACAGATTAAGTCCGGCGAGCCCAACCAATCGAAGAGTTCGCTTTTTTCTGGGTACAAAATTCGTAGGACAGGAACGGGAATCCAGATTCTGTCGGACGACGAAATCTTACTCGGCGACATATACAAATTCATTCGCAAAGAATTGGTGAAAAAATACGGCGATTCGGCATAA
- a CDS encoding phosphatidylinositol phospholipase codes for MSQPKRVAFQKFLNAMRKLSTEVNDSEICKRLEILMATSKDDLPLAVVNQLLQDAKNFDPKAIPEPYTQYVRHFIYMVKRNGRVPSDLLSGGDEDRAGGDRSSKSAKKQSAVQSKSKHSISKSSSPVKKGKSSPKSTSKKS; via the coding sequence ATGTCTCAGCCGAAGCGAGTTGCCTTCCAAAAATTTCTCAATGCTATGCGAAAACTCTCTACCGAAGTCAATGACTCGGAGATCTGCAAACGATTGGAAATTCTTATGGCAACCAGTAAGGACGACCTCCCTTTGGCTGTTGTCAACCAGCTCCTCCAAGATGCTAAGAACTTTGACCCCAAGGCCATCCCGGAACCTTACACACAGTATGTCCGACATTTCATCTATATGGTCAAACGCAACGGACGAGTCCCGAGTGACCTTCTATCCGGAGGGGATGAAGACAGAGCTGGTGGTGACCGTTCTTCCAAGTCTGCAAAGAAACAGTCAGCAGTTCAGTCCAAATCCAAACACAGTATCTCTAAATCTTCAAGTCCTGTAAAGAAGGGGAAATCTTCCCCCAAATCCACTTCTAAAAAGTCTTAA
- a CDS encoding helix-turn-helix domain-containing protein, with protein MPSQTIPLLASEKMGKDWMDFVLPILWEGLCTELGLSAGVVVLKAEEEDSFYESASFGYGEDGFYYSFLNRGSDHWEELMHSPEPVFFSGTEFELFGKKTNAFAIRISYGQTKIGFLLAEMEETLVLPFGIFLTLFAEKIGNEWGKTKPSLGIQEILREGNSHSLYRKEIPNLELARLEFAKQKVLTILGPPGSGKKTLAKWIHQTQLPGAPFLVVESLPDHFGKLEKALSVWGSESRSGSLVLSGIQFLNLGQQQILSDWWSKSGYSGSLFLLGPEEIGQELLPEFERFFRKNSLVLLSLRFLPKASLQTLVQNIFEELCNSQNRSGLRLGDSSLQELVSRSYPGNFADLRNAILTGILTCRSNQVELADLEPGKSKMDLEIPDAEDLDLRRGTEALERQKILLAMRIFSGNQIRMAKALGISRGSLQYKMKQLGLT; from the coding sequence ATGCCTTCTCAAACAATTCCCCTGCTTGCCTCCGAAAAAATGGGCAAGGATTGGATGGATTTTGTCCTTCCAATTTTGTGGGAAGGGTTATGTACGGAGCTTGGTCTCTCCGCCGGAGTGGTCGTTTTGAAAGCAGAGGAAGAAGATTCTTTTTATGAATCTGCCAGTTTCGGTTATGGAGAAGATGGGTTTTATTATTCGTTCTTGAATCGTGGTTCGGACCATTGGGAAGAGTTAATGCACTCCCCAGAACCCGTGTTTTTTTCCGGAACTGAGTTCGAGTTGTTTGGAAAAAAAACAAATGCCTTTGCGATTCGGATTTCTTACGGACAAACAAAAATTGGCTTTTTGCTGGCAGAAATGGAGGAGACTCTTGTCCTTCCCTTTGGAATTTTCCTTACTCTCTTTGCTGAAAAGATTGGGAATGAGTGGGGAAAAACCAAACCCAGTTTGGGAATCCAAGAGATCCTCCGAGAAGGGAATTCGCATTCTTTGTATCGTAAAGAAATTCCCAATTTAGAGCTGGCTCGTTTAGAGTTTGCGAAACAAAAAGTCCTTACCATTCTTGGTCCCCCCGGCTCTGGGAAAAAAACTTTGGCAAAATGGATCCACCAAACCCAGCTTCCTGGGGCCCCTTTTCTGGTGGTAGAATCGTTACCCGACCACTTTGGGAAACTGGAAAAGGCTCTCTCGGTTTGGGGGAGCGAGTCTCGTTCCGGAAGTTTGGTTCTTTCTGGAATCCAGTTTCTGAACTTAGGACAACAACAAATCCTTTCTGATTGGTGGTCAAAATCTGGATATTCTGGGTCACTATTTTTACTTGGGCCCGAGGAAATCGGCCAAGAATTATTGCCAGAGTTTGAAAGGTTTTTCCGAAAAAATTCGTTGGTACTGCTATCCCTCAGGTTCCTTCCAAAAGCGAGTTTGCAAACTTTGGTTCAGAATATATTTGAAGAATTGTGCAATTCTCAGAACCGGTCGGGTTTGAGATTAGGGGATTCCAGTTTGCAAGAATTAGTATCTAGATCATATCCGGGAAATTTTGCTGATTTGCGAAATGCAATTCTCACCGGGATCTTAACTTGCCGGTCGAACCAGGTGGAACTTGCAGACTTAGAACCTGGTAAATCCAAGATGGATTTGGAGATCCCTGATGCAGAAGATTTAGACTTGCGGCGTGGAACAGAGGCCTTAGAAAGGCAGAAGATTCTTCTCGCTATGCGGATCTTTTCGGGCAACCAAATCCGGATGGCAAAGGCCTTGGGTATTTCGAGGGGATCCCTCCAATATAAAATGAAACAGCTTGGTTTAACGTAA
- a CDS encoding discoidin domain-containing protein: protein MKDHLIRTSHPYSLPIKSVSTSGTYEVKNEEFLSFFEEKEQSSLSSIIFKFDDVVYFNGIELLPGKDGLDFFPDSFRFELSHDGKYWEPILQESSFRKSFKTSAKWLFSLTSARYVKFVSKISRKASNGKNRISFGQLKILITGIQSIQASSEFDRLFVKENLFDTRPDYGWSSKKKEEPEEEYLILDMGSVNRIEEMRMLTKNDPTTNFPERFVTYYSEDDLTWHQLHEENFFLSEPGTWYKWRFSAVNLRFLKLVFFQEKQPNKKDYITEVIELELYSSPDKKDYGGPTREPLPYASVLRSGIIRLAVDGEVKEGVVVQANDRRLRDATTEYRGIVELASDGEEKPGVAVQGNDKRLKIATELTHGLVRLSRSGEARPGLVVQSDDERLRSASTDHPGIVELALDGETRPGVVVQGNDSRLRVATKKSIGLVQLADAGEVALDKVVTGDDPRLRDATNTAKGIVQLAPNGGEEPNTVVQGNDKRLRHASTELHGIVQLAHSGEVKPGAVVQGNDKRLAKAGFDDAGIVLLANHGEAIPGKVVLSDDPRLSDKRDPKPHTHPYAEKEHDFNSHSGLLKITGEAEGSSKGFVPPQAKDAIIYGKNTKIGTGVVGVSSGTGVSGFGDSIGVYGVSKGKDTKQSAGVLGAGTTAPGGRFLSQSDFALVVDGKGIPELELSGSGKAIYANGESLFEGNLRITKEGGEECIARYFRLDGKDVVTAGDLLVATEEPGVLGRSKHPYSTNVIGVCVTSAHVVFGKQEKAVEYVLVALLGITKMHVDATQVPIYPGDLLVSGLSSGHAVKADPSKLKPGMLVAKAIEACKRDKGNILCMLTFS, encoded by the coding sequence ATGAAAGATCATTTAATCCGCACAAGCCACCCCTACTCTCTACCCATTAAATCAGTTTCCACTTCCGGAACCTATGAAGTCAAAAACGAAGAATTTTTATCCTTTTTTGAAGAAAAGGAACAGTCTTCTTTATCTTCTATTATCTTCAAGTTTGATGACGTAGTTTATTTTAACGGGATTGAACTCCTGCCAGGAAAAGATGGTTTGGATTTTTTTCCCGATTCTTTCCGGTTTGAATTATCGCATGATGGAAAGTATTGGGAGCCAATCTTACAAGAGTCTTCCTTTCGTAAGTCTTTCAAAACATCGGCAAAATGGCTTTTTTCACTAACTAGCGCTCGTTATGTGAAATTTGTATCTAAGATTTCAAGAAAAGCAAGTAATGGGAAAAATCGGATTAGTTTTGGTCAACTGAAGATTCTCATCACTGGAATCCAATCCATTCAGGCAAGTTCCGAGTTTGACCGACTATTCGTAAAAGAAAATCTTTTTGATACAAGGCCCGATTATGGATGGTCTTCCAAAAAGAAAGAAGAACCAGAAGAGGAGTATTTGATTTTGGATATGGGTTCTGTGAACCGCATTGAAGAGATGCGAATGCTCACAAAAAATGACCCCACTACTAATTTCCCTGAACGGTTTGTTACTTATTATAGCGAAGACGATCTTACTTGGCACCAGTTACATGAAGAGAATTTTTTTCTATCGGAGCCTGGTACTTGGTATAAGTGGAGGTTCTCTGCGGTAAACCTTCGTTTTTTAAAATTAGTTTTTTTCCAAGAGAAACAGCCAAATAAAAAAGATTACATTACCGAAGTCATAGAACTCGAATTATATTCTAGCCCAGATAAAAAAGATTATGGCGGGCCAACAAGAGAACCTCTCCCCTATGCCTCCGTCCTTCGTTCGGGGATCATTCGTCTCGCAGTGGATGGAGAAGTCAAAGAAGGAGTTGTGGTTCAGGCAAATGATAGACGCCTTCGTGATGCCACTACGGAATACCGTGGGATTGTGGAATTGGCATCAGATGGGGAAGAAAAGCCTGGGGTGGCAGTACAAGGAAATGATAAACGCCTAAAAATCGCCACCGAACTCACTCATGGTCTTGTCCGATTGTCAAGAAGTGGCGAAGCTCGTCCAGGTCTTGTAGTACAGTCAGATGATGAACGTTTGCGCAGTGCATCTACTGATCACCCTGGGATCGTTGAGCTTGCGTTAGATGGGGAAACTCGCCCTGGAGTTGTCGTACAAGGAAATGATTCTCGTCTCAGAGTTGCCACTAAAAAGTCCATTGGTCTTGTGCAACTTGCGGACGCAGGAGAAGTGGCTCTTGATAAAGTGGTTACAGGGGATGATCCGAGACTTCGGGATGCCACAAACACGGCAAAGGGAATTGTGCAACTTGCACCTAACGGTGGCGAAGAGCCAAACACGGTTGTACAAGGAAACGACAAACGTTTGAGACATGCTAGCACTGAATTACATGGGATTGTCCAACTTGCTCATTCCGGCGAAGTCAAACCAGGTGCTGTTGTACAAGGAAACGACAAACGTCTTGCAAAGGCCGGATTCGATGATGCAGGAATTGTTTTACTCGCAAATCATGGAGAGGCTATCCCTGGTAAGGTCGTACTTTCTGATGACCCAAGGTTGTCTGATAAAAGAGATCCGAAACCGCATACCCATCCCTATGCAGAAAAAGAACATGATTTTAATTCCCATTCGGGACTTCTGAAAATCACAGGAGAGGCCGAAGGTTCGTCCAAAGGATTTGTTCCTCCGCAGGCAAAAGATGCCATCATTTATGGAAAGAATACAAAGATTGGCACAGGTGTTGTCGGCGTTTCTTCTGGAACCGGTGTTTCTGGATTTGGAGACTCTATTGGAGTGTATGGCGTTTCTAAAGGAAAGGACACAAAACAATCTGCTGGAGTTTTAGGTGCCGGGACTACGGCGCCAGGTGGTCGTTTTCTATCACAGTCTGATTTTGCTCTTGTTGTGGATGGAAAAGGAATTCCTGAATTGGAACTTTCCGGCTCTGGAAAAGCGATCTATGCTAACGGCGAGTCTTTGTTCGAAGGAAATCTTCGTATAACAAAAGAAGGTGGAGAAGAATGTATTGCTCGTTACTTTCGATTGGATGGAAAAGATGTTGTGACTGCTGGTGATCTTCTTGTGGCAACAGAAGAACCCGGTGTTCTTGGAAGATCGAAACACCCCTACTCCACAAATGTCATTGGTGTCTGTGTGACAAGTGCTCATGTGGTATTTGGAAAACAGGAAAAGGCAGTGGAATACGTGCTTGTGGCACTTCTTGGGATTACAAAAATGCATGTAGATGCAACGCAAGTGCCAATTTACCCAGGAGACCTTCTGGTTTCTGGGTTATCTTCTGGGCATGCAGTGAAAGCGGATCCGAGTAAATTGAAACCGGGAATGCTTGTGGCAAAAGCGATCGAAGCCTGTAAACGCGACAAAGGAAATATCCTTTGTATGTTAACTTTCTCCTAA